From Alloacidobacterium dinghuense:
CGAGTTCGAGTTCTTCGCGGAATGAAGGGTTGCCGGGTAGCGGCGGCGGATTCCACCTCACGTATGCGATGCTCTTTCCCGGCGTGCTGGCGCTGGTTGGTATCGGCGCGCTGAGGAAACGCGGCGGCAATGGCCTTCGCCTGATGGGTGTGGCTGTTCTGCTGCTGGCAAGCGCATCTGGCCTTACCGCCTGCTCGCAGCGGTACAGCTACCTGCACCATCCACCTACACCGAATACCGGAACCCCGCCAGGAACCTACAATGTCACCCTTACCGCCTATTCCAACAACGGCGGCGAGGTCACCACCCATTCGCTCGCGCTGACCGTTACGGTCAAGTAAAAGCCTAGCTGGCGATCGCGGCGGCCAGCTTCTCAATCACCGCTATGTTGGGCACCAGTTCATGCGGCAATCCATGCCGCACAGCGAGATAAGCGGGAGCGTTCCAGGAAACGAAAACGCTCCCGTTTGCGTCTTCCCCGTTTTTCGTTTCCCCGTTTTTCGTTTCGTAGATCAGAATTTTCAGCGGCAGATCGATGGCGATGCTCGGGGACGCGAGCATCAGCGGCGTTCCTGCTTTTGGGCTGCCGAAGATGGCCAGCTTTGTTGGCGGCATCTTCAGTCCGGCTTTTTCTGCCTCGCCGCTGTGATCGACCAGCGCAAAGAGCTTGATGCCTTTTTCTACGAGAATCTTCTCCAGTCTCGCCACGGTCTCATCGACTGAATGGCTGCTGGGAATCGTGACAATGCCATTGGTGTCCGTCATGCGCAGGGCCTCCGCATCGGCAATTGTACTCGTGGTTTATGAGGCGGGCGTAAGCGCAGCGAGCGTCCTTTCGAGGCTGGCCTCGTCGCCTACGTTGAGCGCGGTCTGCGAGCGCCCTGTCTCTCGATGTTGGATCTGGCGCATCAGCCCTGCAAGCACCTTGCCGGGACCAACTTCGATAAAGTGCGTCGGCTTCTGGTCAATGAGCACGCGCATCGATTCGACCCAGCGGACCGATGCCGTGACCTGCCGAATGAGCGCGTCGCGCAATTGCTCTGCGTCTGTCGTCAGGGCCGCATCGACATTCGTTACAACGGGCCTGCTGGGCGCGGAGAAGTTGAGCCGGCGCAGGTCTTCGGCGAGACGGTCCTGCGCAGGCTGCATCAGGGCGCAATGGAAGGGCGCGCTTACCGCGAGCATCACGACCTTCTTTGCGCCGGTATCTTTTGCTATGGCTGCGGCCTTTTCGACAGCGGCCACAGAACCTGAGATCACCGTCTGCTCGGGCGAGTTGAGGTTCGCCGCGGAAACGACTCCGCCTGATTCGCTGGCAGCCTTCGCGCAGACTTCGATCACTGCTTCCGGCGCGAGGCCGAGGATCGCAGCCATCGCGCCTTCACCTGCGGGCACGGCTTCCTGCATGTAACGGCCACGGTTACGAACTGTCTTTACCGCGTCGGTGAAAGAGAGGACGCCTGCGGCTACATCTGCTGAATATTCGCCGAGTGAATGGCCTGCGACGAAGGATGGGGTGACGCCTTTCTCGGCCAGTACGCGCTGCGCGGCAATCGAGACGGTGAAGATCGCGGGCTGCGTGAACTCGGTCAGCTTGAGCTTCTCTTCCGGGCCTTCGAAGCAGAGCTCCGAAAGCGAGAATTCGAGCGCCTCGTCGGCTTCTTCGAAGGTCTGTTTTGCGATGGGGAATTTTTCAGATAGATCGCGGCCCATGCCAACGGCTTGCGAGCCCTGTCCGGGAAACAGGAAGGCTAACTTTCTTTCACTCATGACTTGGGTATTTCAAATGATTCCGGCATGCGATGCAAGCCGCTCGCCCGCGCATCTACAATCGAGGCATGAAAATCATCACCAACCAGATACGTGGCTGCCGCAAAGGGCCGGAAGCTTACTTCACCGGAACCGTCTGGATCGACGAAGTCATTACCACGCCTGCTCCGGCGCGCGTCAGCGCTGCCATGGTTTCTTTTGCGCCAGGAGCGCGAACGGCATGGCATACGCATCCAGTGGGGCAGTCGCTGCATGTCATTTCCGGAGTGGGGCGGGTACAGCTCAAGGGCGAAGGGGTGCAGGAGATTCATCCCGGCGACACGGTCTGGATCGAGCCCGGTGAGGAACACTGGCATGGCGCAGTTCCCGACCGCACGATGACGCATCTTGCGATTCAGGAAAGCGACCACACTGGAGCGTTTGTGGTGTGGCACAAGCATGTGACGGACGAGGAGTATTCCTCGTAAGCGCCAACAATAAGGAAGGCCCCGGTTTCCTGTTCAGGAAATATGGGGCCCTCATTACGAGGGGCCTGTAAGGTGCAGCGCAAGCTTTAGTGCGCCCCAAAGGTAATGATTGACATTACTGTTCTTGATCTTGATCTACCAGAAGAGCCTTGGGAATCCTGACCTTCTTGAATCTTGGTGTGGATTTATTTGTCGCACGTGGCATAGCGGCAATAAGTATCGCTTCTAATTCTGCAATTTTCTGCTGGTTTCCATTGGCAGAAGTGACCGCGAACGCAGAGAAGTAATTCCAATGGGGATAGTACCGATCCGCTATTTTGTTGGCGTGGTCATGTAATCGTGAAAAAAGATTCTGGGCCCTGCCGATGTAATACAACTCGTCGCCCCGATAAAGCACATAAACGCCTGGGTGCTTCAAATCCGGAACGTTGGTTTTAATGAGCAGTCGTTTTTTGCTGTCTTTCGTTCGGAATACCTTACGAGGCCACATGCGGAAGAATTTGCAATCGCTCAAGTCCAAGGCTGGCAAGCTGAATTATTTCCTTTCTGATGATTTTTCAAAGGATAGCGACAGCTTTTTTTATTGGCAATGAATTTAGTTGGGCCCTATTGTCCAAAGTTAGGGAGCAGAGTCGCCGTCTGCATGCAAAGAGGCCAGCCAGATTGCAAATTTGAGATCAAAACGGGAAGACCCCGGCTCCTTTTTCGGAGATCCGGGGCCATCATTGCAAGCAGCCTGTAAGCCGAATTCTGTCGAGGACGGTCATTCCTCTAGGCGACGCATTGCTGCGGCGCTCAAGCGACCTACCCGAAGGTTTCCGCTCCACTTTGCGGGGCAAGCCCGCCAGTCTGGAGAACCCACGTTGGCGCGCCGGGCAGGCACGCCGCGCGGCTATCTGGGTCTCACCCGCGCATCCCTCCCTATTTGGTCTTGCTCCGTGTGGGGTTTACCCTGCCCCCGACGTTACCGCCGGAGCGGTGCGCTCTTACCGCACCTTTTCACCCTTACCTTGCGCCTTGCGGCGTAGGCGGTATCTTCTCTGTGGCACTAGCCGTCTCGAAGCCTTGACGCTTCGATCCCGGACGTTATCCGGCACACTGCCCTGCGGAGTTCGGACTTTCCTCTCCTGATCTTGCGATCAGCAGCGACCGCCCAGCTGCTCGCTTGTTCTTATAGTAACGCAGCTTTAGGCAATAATTGAGGCCTTGCAAAGCTATCTAGCAGTAGGACCGCCGGTGTTTTAGCGTTGATCCCCGGGAATCGCCAGCAGCTACTTCACGCTTGACAGCAGCCTATTGACATGGGAAGTCGAGCTTAATTTAACGGAAATGGACCCTGTATAGTCCCTCTATCTCGGTCAATTATCCACGCGGCGCCCGAACTATCTACTGCAACACCTGTTATCAACCCCGCATTCAACGATCTCATGCTTGCTGGCGGCTGCTGCCAATGGTAATTAGCTTTCGAGTAGAACAAGATTTTTTTTCCAGATGCAAAAAGAAAGTTGTCCGAATCGTCGCTTATAGATTGCACTAGACCTAAATTTGAGGTTATACGATCCGGTTTCCATTCTTTGATTGAGAGAGTGTAGGCTGATCCGGAAATATCGGTATAGATCAACTGGTGCCGAGGGTGATCGAAGCCAAGCGTCGAGGTTTCCCCAATATATTCGGATGAAAATTCTCTAAAATTTTGACCTGGGTGGTTCCAAATTGGCCAAAAGCGAATCTCCTGCAAGTCGGCTATTACCAAGAAAATGCCCGTACCATCAGTCGCTATTCCCTTGCATGATCGCTTTCCGACGTCAGTTGACGTGAGTAATACTTCCTCAGTCTCGTTCGTAGGAAGAAAACGTCGGAATATTTTGCAGCCCAGATCGTTATTGTTCGCACTAACATAAATTGCTTCTCTCGTGGCAGCCAATGCATCCGGTGACCATGTTCTGGGAAGGGGAAATACCTTCTGAATGCTAATGCTGCTTTCATCAACAACAATCTTCGAAACGAAGCCATCTTTATCGAGTACAAAGAGTCCCGCAACAGGATCGTAGGCCAAATCGATTGGGTACCAATCTTTTTGTCGATATGTCAGCATACTCGGGCGCGAGGGTTGATTTTTTTTGCTTATTCGGAGCAGATAGTAATAGGAATAGGAATTTGAT
This genomic window contains:
- a CDS encoding DUF302 domain-containing protein: MTDTNGIVTIPSSHSVDETVARLEKILVEKGIKLFALVDHSGEAEKAGLKMPPTKLAIFGSPKAGTPLMLASPSIAIDLPLKILIYETKNGETKNGEDANGSVFVSWNAPAYLAVRHGLPHELVPNIAVIEKLAAAIAS
- the fabD gene encoding ACP S-malonyltransferase translates to MSERKLAFLFPGQGSQAVGMGRDLSEKFPIAKQTFEEADEALEFSLSELCFEGPEEKLKLTEFTQPAIFTVSIAAQRVLAEKGVTPSFVAGHSLGEYSADVAAGVLSFTDAVKTVRNRGRYMQEAVPAGEGAMAAILGLAPEAVIEVCAKAASESGGVVSAANLNSPEQTVISGSVAAVEKAAAIAKDTGAKKVVMLAVSAPFHCALMQPAQDRLAEDLRRLNFSAPSRPVVTNVDAALTTDAEQLRDALIRQVTASVRWVESMRVLIDQKPTHFIEVGPGKVLAGLMRQIQHRETGRSQTALNVGDEASLERTLAALTPAS
- a CDS encoding (R)-mandelonitrile lyase; protein product: MKIITNQIRGCRKGPEAYFTGTVWIDEVITTPAPARVSAAMVSFAPGARTAWHTHPVGQSLHVISGVGRVQLKGEGVQEIHPGDTVWIEPGEEHWHGAVPDRTMTHLAIQESDHTGAFVVWHKHVTDEEYSS
- a CDS encoding GIY-YIG nuclease family protein; amino-acid sequence: MPALDLSDCKFFRMWPRKVFRTKDSKKRLLIKTNVPDLKHPGVYVLYRGDELYYIGRAQNLFSRLHDHANKIADRYYPHWNYFSAFAVTSANGNQQKIAELEAILIAAMPRATNKSTPRFKKVRIPKALLVDQDQEQ